From one Triticum aestivum cultivar Chinese Spring chromosome 4B, IWGSC CS RefSeq v2.1, whole genome shotgun sequence genomic stretch:
- the LOC123093765 gene encoding phragmoplastin interacting protein 1 encodes MAAEDQIPRAQANPEKTKKRKKPKKDKWGQPIAAAADEPAVEQVQEQEAPEEPAVTAAAGAEGVGEGAESYERGKVVASGMPYTTTEEEIRELFDRFGPIRSLQLSRFPDSGNFRGLAFVTFESDEVAMKSLELDGSKIGNRFMRVERCRVTASSKRQKKTEFQSDPEKPDGCLSAYVGNLAWNITEKDLRDFFKSSRIASIRFAIDNRTGDSRGFCHVDFEDDESLEKAVGMNQSELRGRPVKIAYAIINRA; translated from the exons ATGGCGGCCGAGGACCAGATCCCGCGAGCGCAAGCCAACCCCGAGAAGACCAAGAAGCGGAAGAAGCCCAAGAAGGACAAGTGGGGCCAGCCCATCGCCGCAGCGGCCGATGAGCCGGCCGTCGAGCAGGTGCAGGAGCAAGAGGCACCTGAGGAGCCTGCCgtaacggcggcggcgggggcggaggGGGTCGGGGAGGGAGCGGAGAGCTATGAGCGCGGCAAGGTGGTGGCGAGCGGCATGCCGTACACGACCACCGAGGAAGAGATCCGGGAGCTGTTCGACCGGTTCGGCCCCATCCGCTCCCTCCAGCTCTCccgcttcccggactccggcaACTTCCGCGGCCTCGCCTTCGTCACCTTCGAG TCAGATGAAGTTGCCATGAAATCTCTGGAGCTTGATGGATCCAAAAT TGGTAACAGGTTTATGAGGGTCGAAAGATGCAGGGTAACTGCTAGCTCGAAGAGGCAAAAGAAGACAGAGTTCCAATCTGATCCTGAGAAGCCTGATGGCTGCCTCTCAGCTTATGTCGGCAATCTCGCATGGAACATCACCGAGAAGGACTTGAGGGATTTCTTCAAATCATCAAGGATTGCATCAATAAGATTTGCCATCGACAATAGAACTGGAGATTCTCGTGGTTTCTGCCATGTTGATTTCGAGGACGATGAATCGCTCGAGAAAGCTGTCGGGATGAATCAATCTGAACTGCGGGGAAGACCTGTGAAGATAGCATATGCTATCATCAACAGGGCCTGA
- the LOC123089522 gene encoding sugar transport protein MST1, with translation MAVGAVGVEAGHGSPLAYGGELTFTVVMTCLVAASGGLIFGYDIGISGGVSQMKPFLQTFFPTVLRRMADAKRSQYCIFDSHALTSFTSSLYIAGLVSSFAAGRVTRSLGRRGVMLLGGALFFAGGAMTGAAMNLAMLIVGRMLLGFGVGFTNQATPLYLAEMAPARWRGSLGVAFQFFLALGILIANLVNYGTASLEWGWRLSLGLAGAPAIVIFVGALFLTDTPSSFIMRGKADLARSALLRVRGASANVDAELKDITRAVEAARSSEEGAFRKLLADRQYRPHLTFSVVVPFCHQLSGMMVLTFFSPLVFRIAGFGSNAALMGAVILAAVKFGSLILSTLVIDRYGRKVLVVVGAVIMVLCQVANAWIMGAKAADGPIPRAYGVALLALTCVQGAGFGMSWAPLIWIIPGEIFPMEIRSAGQSVSVSTTLGLTFLQTQTFLALLCRLKYATFAYYAAWVVALTAFVLVFLPETKGVPLESMGSVWDRHWYWKRFVGDGHGHGRRKPPSSPSAST, from the exons ATGGCCGTAGGTGCCGTTGGCGTTGAGGCTGGCCATGGCTCCCCTTTGGCTTACGGCGGCGAGCTCACGTTCACCGTAGTCATGACCTGCCTCGTGGCGGCCTCCGGCGGCCTCATCTTCGGCTACGACATCGGCATCTCAG GCGGCGTCTCGCAGATGAAGCCCTTCTTGCAGACCTTCTTCCCCACGGTGCTGAGGAGGATGGCGGACGCGAAGCGGAGCCAGTACTGCATCTTCGACAGCCACGCGCTGACCTCCTTCACCTCGTCGCTCTACATCGCGGGGCTCGTGTCGTCCTTCGCCGCCGGCCGCGTCACTAGGTCGCTGGGCCGGCGCGGCGTGATGCTGCTGGGCGGGGCGCTCTTCTTCGCCGGCGGCGCCATGACCGGCGCGGCCATGAACCTCGCCATGCTCATCGTCGGGCGCATGCTGCTCGGCTTCGGCGTCGGGTTCACCAACCAGGCCACCCCGCTGTACCTCGCCGAGATGGCCCCCGCGCGGTGGCGCGGCTCCCTCGGCGTCGCCTTCCAGTTCTTCCTCGCCCTCGGGATCCTCATCGCCAACCTCGTCAACTACGGCACCGCGAGCCTCGAGTGGGGCTGGAGGCTCTCCCTCGGCCTCGCCGGCGCGCCGGCCATCGTCATCTTCGTCGGCGCTCTCTTCCTCACCGACACGCCCAGCAGCTTCATCATGCGCGGGAAGGCAGACCTCGCCCGGTCGGCGCTCCTCCGGGTGCGCGGCGCCAGCGCGAACGTGGACGCCGAGCTCAAGGACATCACGCGCGCCGtggaggccgcgcgcagcagcgAGGAAGGCGCGTTCCGGAAGCTCCTCGCCGACCGGCAGTACCGCCCGCACCTGACCTTTTCCGTCGTGGTGCCGTTCTGCCACCAGCTCAGCGGCATGATGGTGCTGACCTTCTTCTCGCCGCTGGTGTTCCGCATCGCCGGCTTCGGGAGCAACGCGGCGCTGATGGGCGCGGTCATCCTCGCCGCCGTCAAGTTCGGCTCGCTCATCCTCTCCACGCTGGTGATCGACCGCTACGGCCGCAAGGTGCTCGTCGTGGTGGGCGCGGTGATCATGGTCCTCTGCCAGGTCGCGAACGCGTGGATCATGGGAGCGAAAGCCGCCGACGGCCCGATACCGCGGGCCTACGGGGTGGCGCTGCTGGCGCTCACCTGCGtgcagggcgccgggttcggcatGTCGTGGGCGCCGCTCATCTGGATCATCCCCGGCGAGATCTTCCCGATGGAGATACGGTCGGCGGGGCAGTCGGTGAGCGTCTCCACCACGCTCGGGCTCACCTTCCTGCAGACGCAGACCTTCCTCGCCCTGCTCTGCCGCCTCAAGTACGCCACGTTCGCATACTACGCGGCCTGGGTCGTGGCCCTCACGGCCTTCGTCTTGGTCTTCCTCCCGGAGACCAAGGGCGTCCCCCTCGAGTCCATGGGCTCCGTCTGGGACCGCCACTGGTACTGGAAGAGGTTCGTCGGcgacggccacggccacggccggCGCAAACCACCTTCATCTCCGTCTGCATCAACATGA